In the Gossypium arboreum isolate Shixiya-1 chromosome 10, ASM2569848v2, whole genome shotgun sequence genome, one interval contains:
- the LOC108454120 gene encoding amino acid transporter AVT1C-like produces the protein MKNSVSDQSFYIESEDDEEVEKLEYDRNEEDEGNEEFYASFSSQRKNSSYATQWPQSYRQSIDLYSSVPSPTIGFLGTPTLSRLGSSFLSSSLTRRFTPESLNAPVKKPLLPPSVDDEIQPHKRTYSLATPAPSRKPSVRFDEKVQVDHGHGIPLGRQSSYGQAVVNGINVLCGVGILSTPYAAKEGGWLGLIILLTFAVLSFYTGLLLRQCLDSSPELETYPDIGQAAFGSTGRIALSIILYVELYASCVDYIILEGDNLSSLFPNAHINLGGFDLNSRRLFSLMTTLAVLPTVWLRDLSVLSYISAGGVVASFLVVFCLFWVGLVDQVGFQNKGTVLNLSTLPVAVGLYGFCYSGHAVFPNIYTSMAEPRKFSSVLLSCFGICSLLYAGTAVMGYKMFGEATESQFTLNMPKDLVASKIAVWATIVNPFTKYALTLSPVAMSLEELLPPRHLKSHVYPMLIRTALVVSTLLVGLSVPFFGLVLSLIGSLLTMLVTLILPPACYLSILRGKVGCIQATICIIIIAVGAVSSAFGTYSALTKIIQNLSS, from the exons ATGAAGAACTCGGTTTCTGATCAGAGTTTCTACATCGAGAGCGAAGACGATGAAGAAGTTGAGAAATTAGAGTATGATAGAAATGAAGAAGATGAGGGAAATGAAGAATTTTATGCTTCTTTTTCTTCCCAAAGAAAAAACAGTTCTTATGCCACTCAATGGCCTCAAAGTTACAG GCAGTCTATTGATTTGTATAGTAGTGTACCATCCCCGACCATCGGATTCTTGGGCACTCCTACACTATCAAGACTAGGAAGTTCGTTTCTTTCATCATCGTTAACCCGGAGATTCACTCCGGAATCACTTAATGCGCCAGTAAAGAAACCGTTGCTACCACCATCAGTAGATGATGAAATACAGCCGCATAAACGTACGTACTCTTTGGCAACTCCGGCACCGTCGAGGAAACCGTCTGTAAGATTTGATGAGAAAGTACAGGTCGACCATGGTCACGGAATTCCCCTTGGTCGCCAGAGTTCATATGGTCAAGCTGTGGTAAATG GGATTAATGTGCTATGTGGAGTTGGAATCCTTTCTACCCCATATGCTGCCAAGGAAGGAGGATGGTTAGGGCTAATAATATTATTAACATTTGCAGTGCTTTCTTTTTACACTGGCCTCCTTTTGCGCCAGTGTCTGGATAGCTCACCTGAGCTTGAAACTTACCCTGATATTGGTCAAGCTGCATTTGGTTCCACCGGTAGAATCGCCCTTTCA ATAATTTTGTATGTGGAGTTATAC GCTTCTTGTGTTGACTATATAATTCTAGAGGGTGATAACTTGTCATCCTTATTCCCAAATGCACACATTAATTTGGGCGGATTCGATTTGAACTCGCGTCGTCTCTTCTCGTTGATGACAACCCTTGCTGTTCTTCCCACTGTTTGGCTCAGAGACCTCAGTGTCCTTAGTTATATCTCTG CTGGTGGAGTTGTTGCATCATTCTTGGTAGTGTTTTGCTTGTTTTGGGTTGGATTGGTAGATCAAGTTGGGTTTCAGAACAAAGGGACAGTATTGAATCTTTCTACACTTCCAGTTGCTGTTGGACTTTATGGTTTCTGCTACTCAGGCCATGCTGTTTTCCCGAATATATATACTTCAATGGCAGAACCAAGAAAATTCTCTTCAGTTCTCTTATCATG TTTCGGAATCTGTTCTTTGTTGTATGCTGGAACAGCAGTTATGGGGTACAAAATGTTTGGAGAAGCAACAGAATCACAGTTTACACTTAACATGCCTAAAGACCTGGTTGCTTCAAAGATTGCTGTGTGGGCTACG ATTGTCAACCCATTTACCAA ATATGCATTAACCTTGTCTCCAGTGGCAATGAGTCTTGAGGAATTATTACCACCACGCCATCTCAAGTCTCACGTGTACCCTATGTTAATTAGAACAGCACTGGTGGTCTCAACCTTGCTTGTAGGTCTCAGCGTTCCCTTCTTCG GCTTGGTATTGTCATTGATAGGATCTTTACTCACAATGCTTGTT ACCTTGATACTTCCTCCTGCTTGTTATTTAAGCATATTGAGGGGTAAAGTAGGCTGTATCCAG gcTACAATCTGTATTATAATTATTGCAGTGGGAGCAGTTTCATCAGCCTTTGGAACATACTCAGCACTCACCAAGATTATTCAGAATTTGAGTAgctga
- the LOC108454125 gene encoding serine/threonine-protein kinase PCRK1-like → MKCFHFSGHEKNDEPKTTKSISVRSSESVSISTDHDMRRSGSEFNSQNVSDFSTESSTKNSFAALSQRQSNLREFTFLELKAATKNFSRSLMIGEGGFGGVYRGVIRISDDYHKKLDIAVKQLSRRGLQGHKEWVTEVNVLGVVEHQNLVKLVGYCAEDDERGIQRLLIYEYMPNRSVQDHLSSRFQATLPWATRIKIAQDAARGLTYLHEGMDFQIIFRDFKSSNILLDEHWNAKLSDFGLARLGPSDGLSHVSTAVVGTIGYAAPEYIQTGRLTAKSDVWSYGVFLYELITGRRPLDRNRPKSEQKLLEWVRPHLSDMKKFRRILDPRLEGKYSLKSARKLAAVANKCLVRQAKQRPKMSEVLQMLDEIVETADMLSPQPATKSSIPKHVSELSKRERLKRRFIDLINSDKRCFVWRTWRPKIVRTT, encoded by the exons ATGAAGTGTTTTCATTTCTCTGGTCATGAGAAGAATGATGAACCGAAAACTACAAAGTCTATTTCGGTTCGATCCTCTGAATCTGTTTCGATATCGACGGATCATGATATGAGGAGATCAGGGTCTGAGTTTAATTCTCAGAATGTCTCGGATTTTAGCACCGAATCCTCGACGAAGAACTCGTTTGCTGCTTTGTCTCAAAGGCAAAGTAATCTCAGAGAGTTTACATTCTTGGAATTGAAGGCTGCAACAAAGAATTTCAGCCGGTCCTTGATGATAGGAGAAGGCGGATTTGGCGGTGTGTATCGAGGTGTAATCCGCATCTCTGATGATTACCACAAGAAACTCGATATTGCTGTTAAACAACTCAGCAGAAGAGGATTGCAG GGGCACAAAGAATGGGTGACAGAAGTTAATGTTTTAGGGGTAGTCGAACACCAAAACCTTGTCAAACTGGTGGGTTACTGTGCTGAGGATGATGAAAGAGGGATACAGAGGCTACTGATATACGAATACATGCCGAACCGGAGCGTGCAGGATCACTTGTCAAGTCGATTTCAAGCAACTCTTCCTTGGGCCACAAGAATAAAAATTGCCCAGGATGCTGCTCGTGGCTTAACATACCTCCATGAAGGAATGGATTTTCAG ATTATCTTCAGAGATTTCAAGTCTTCAAACATACTGTTGGATGAGCATTGGAACGCAAAGCTCTCGGATTTTGGGTTGGCCAGGCTAGGGCCTTCTGATGGATTAAGCCATGTTTCGACTGCG GTTGTAGGAACCATTGGATATGCAGCTCCTGAATACATTCAAACCGGGCGCCTCACGGCAAAAAGTGATGTGTGGAGCTATGGAGTTTTTCTTTACGAGCTCATAACAGGTAGGCGTCCCTTGGATCGGAATCGTCCCAAGTCTGAACAAAAACTCTTGGAATGGGTCAGGCCACACCTCTCCGATATGAAGAAGTTCAGGCGGATCTTGGACCCGAGGCTCGAAGGCAAGTATTCCCTCAAGTCTGCTCGTAAACTCGCAGCGGTAGCCAATAAATGCTTGGTTCGGCAGGCTAAACAACGCCCAAAAATGAGTGAAGTTCTACAGATGTTGGATGAAATTGTGGAAACTGCAGATATGCTAAGCCCTCAACCCGCTACGAAGAGTTCAATTCCAAAACATGTTTCAGAACTATCAAAAAGAGAGCGATTGAAAAGAAGGTTCATTGATCTGATAAACAGCGACAAAAGGTGTTTCGTTTGGCGAACATGGAGACCGAAGATTGTGAGAACTACATAA